One stretch of Miscanthus floridulus cultivar M001 chromosome 18, ASM1932011v1, whole genome shotgun sequence DNA includes these proteins:
- the LOC136523761 gene encoding zinc finger BED domain-containing protein RICESLEEPER 1-like, translated as MANKILEFLELFYDSTVDLSGVYYPTSPLMIHHLVKIAIHLYRYQHDEHLRSVIQPMIDKHNKYWKNIPDLYSIAFILDPRAKIKGFTKVLRKLYSLFNIDYTNKLLDNRALLFKMYNMYDVMYGSNRLKRVVHPSLSGKKRTAWAKIYDDEELDVGAGCSSLPSSLDHSRSVSATSLLQAATASSNSSELASYLYYDTVSQLDDEFDIMQWWYEHKLTYSVLSVLAKDILTVPMSTISSESTFSLTGRIIKERRRRLNPETVEALTCIKDWENAETRLQHMVEDKELEEAFAGFYLDVD; from the coding sequence ATGGCAAATAAAATCTTGGAATTTCTTGAACTGTTCTATGACTCAACTGTTGATttgtctggtgtttactatcctacttctccacttatgattcatcatcttgttaagattgctatacacctGTATAGGTATCAACATGATGAACATCTAAGATCTGTTATCCAACCTATGATTGACAAACACAATAAGTACTGGAAGAACATACCTGATCTTTATTCTATTGCGTTCATATTGGATCCAAGAGCTAAAATTAAGGGATTTACCAAAGTGCTTAGGAAGTTATATTCTCTTTTTAATATTGACTACACTAATAAGTTGCTGGACAACAGAGCTCTTCTGTTTAAAATGTATAACATGTATGATGTAATGTATGGCTCTAATAGGCTGAAAAGGGTTGTTCATCCATCCCTGTCTGGTAAGAAAAGAACAGCTTGGGCTAAAATTTATGATGATGAGGAGTTGGATGTTGGAGCTGGCTGTTCTTCCCTCCCTTCTAGTCTTGATCATTCTAGGAGTGTTTCTGCCACTTCCTTGCTGCAAGCAGCAACTGCTAGTTCTAACTCTAGTGAACTTGCATCCTACCTGTACTATGACACAGTAAGCCAGTTGGATGATGAGTTTGACATCATGCAGTGGTGGTATGAGCACAAGCTTACTTATTCAGTACTTTCTGTTCTTGCTAAAGACATTTTGACAGTGCCTATGTCAACCATTTCTTCAGAGTCTACTTTTAGCTTAACTGGTAGGATCATCAAGGAGCGGCGGCGGAGGTTGAACCCTGAAACTGTAGAGGCGCTTACCTGCATCAAGGATTGGGAGAATGCTGAGACAAGACTGCAGCacatggtggaggacaaggagctgGAAGAGGCCTTTGCTGGTTTTTATCTTGATGTCGACTAA